Below is a window of Cytobacillus firmus DNA.
AAGAGGTGTATGGCCATACATAATTTCAGCCTCCAAGGACTGAAGTGCCGATTTAAGCTGACGAAGCTGGCGCGGCCGTTCTGTCAGGTGCCTTGAAGCTTCAAACCCTGCCCATGTTGTTGCAATGATGATCAAAACAGCTCCAATAAGTTTCATCATTTACATCACACCCGCTTGATGCTGATATCTTGCACCGTCTGTGTTTCGTATGCAGTCAATGCTGCCAGGCCCATCTTTTCTGCTCAATTCAATAAATCGCTGAAAAACGCCCATTTCAAGTATGGCCTGTAAAGTCGGGCGCCTCTTAATTTCCTCCAGGGAATTTCCATGTGTAGTCATAATCAGCTTTATTCCGGCATTTACTGCCTCCATTATGGCCTCTGCATCTTCATGCCTGCCAATTTCATCAACAACGAGAACCTCGGGGCTCATGGAACGAATCATCATCATCATGCCCTCAGCTTTGGGACAGGCATCCAGGACATCAATCCTGTTTCCAAAAGTCATCTGGGGGATCCCATTCACACATCCTGCTATTTCGGAGCGTTCATCCACAATCCCAACCTTACTTGCAGGAAGGCCGCTGCCTTGATCACCAGATGAAATGATTCTTGCAATATCGCGCAGCAATGTGGTTTTACCAGTCTGCGGCGGTCCAATAATCATCGTATGCAGCCATCCGTCCCTGTAAATCCTTGGAATCAGCGTTTGGGCAATGCCGACTTTCTCTCTGGCAATTCTAATGTTAAAAGAGGAAATATCCCTGATCGCTTTAACCTTGCCCTGCTCAAGAATAACCTTTCCGGCAAGCCCAACCCGATGGCCGCCCTCAATCGTGATATAACCTCTTTTCAGCTCTTCCTCGAGTGTGTAAATCGAAAAATGGCTTATTTTATTCAATAAATGCACGGCATCCTCTGAATCAATTATATAAGGGAGAAAATGCGGTACGCCCCTTGCTGTCAGCTCAATAGGCCTCGAAATTCGGACCCTGATTTCCTCCAGATCCTTTAAAATTTTCGGAGGGATTCTCTGTAATTGTTCGGCAATTTTTTTCGGCAAAAAGGCTATAATCGTTTCCATGTCTGCTCCTCCATTCCCAATCTGATTTCGGACTAGCTTCTCATTATTTAAAATGTATGCCTGCGGCAAAACAATATGACTTAGATTTGAAAGCTTCACATTTATTTAGTACAAGCTTTTGCCTGAGTAAAAAAATATCTTTCTTCAAAAAATAATTCAAAAGGAACATAGAGAAAGGCTGGTGCCATTTATGAAAGCAAAATGCATTTACATCATGGTTATTTTTCACCTGATTGTTCTTGGTTTCTTACCTGCGGAAGGAATAGCTCATCAGAGAAATACAAACGGACCCCAAAATGTCATTCTGATGATTGGCGATGGAATGGGAATAGGTCAGATTGAGATTGCAAGAAAACTGGAATATGGGAAGGACGGTCGGCTGTTCCTGGAATCTCTGCCTCACACCGCGTTGGTGCATACCGAATCTGCCAATAATTTTGTGACAGATTCAGCTGCCGGTGGTACGGCACTTGCAATTGGAAAAAAAACAAATAATGAGATGATCGGAGTTACGCCGGATGGGAAGGAAGCAGACAGTATCCTTGATTTATTCAGAAAAAACGGTAAAAAAGCAGGGGTGATATCCACCAATTCAGTTACAGATGCAACACCCGCAGCCTTTACAGCAAGTGTTGCCAACAGATGGTCGGGACAGGAGGAAATTGCACGCCAGCAGCTGAAATCAGGGGTGGATGTGCTGATGGGAGGCGGCAGAGCATACTTCACACAGGAAAAGCAAAGCGGAAGGGATTTAATAAAAGAGGCAAAGCAACAAGGATATGCCTATGCCGGAAGTCGCGACGAATTGCTTAATGCCGAAGCCCCAAAGCTGCTCGGTTTGTTCAATGACGGATATATGAGCTTTAAACTGGACCGGCCTTTACTGAACAGCAAAGAACCCAGTTTAAAAGAAATGACTGAAAAAGCGATCGATGTACTCGCAAAAGGAGAACAGGGATTTTTCCTCATGGCGGAAGGAGCAAGAATTGATCATGCTTCGCACGCAGGTGATATTACAAGCATCTGGAAAGAAACCATTGAATTTGATGAAGCTGTCAAATATGCAGTTGAATGGGCAAAAAAGGACAAAGAAACACTGGTTTTGGTTGTCGCAGATCATGAGACTATGGGAATATCAGCATCAGAGCCGCTGAAGATACAGGAATTAAAGGAAATCAAGGCGACACCGCAGTATATGGTCAGCCAATTGGCAAGAGATGTAGAGAGGGGCATTTATCGATCAGAAAGTGTGAAGGGTGTTCTAAAAAAGTATGCGAATATTGATTTAACCCAGCAGGAGATTGAAGCGTTTAATGGAAAGCTAATGAACACAGGCAGCAAAGTTTATCCTCAATATTTAGCAGCATGGGAAATAGGAAGCCTGATTGCCGAGAAATATCATGGGGGAATTTTAACGGATACAGTAAGATCTCTCAGCTCTACCGGCGGTCATACAGGCAATATGATCCCT
It encodes the following:
- the spoIIIAA gene encoding stage III sporulation protein AA, coding for METIIAFLPKKIAEQLQRIPPKILKDLEEIRVRISRPIELTARGVPHFLPYIIDSEDAVHLLNKISHFSIYTLEEELKRGYITIEGGHRVGLAGKVILEQGKVKAIRDISSFNIRIAREKVGIAQTLIPRIYRDGWLHTMIIGPPQTGKTTLLRDIARIISSGDQGSGLPASKVGIVDERSEIAGCVNGIPQMTFGNRIDVLDACPKAEGMMMMIRSMSPEVLVVDEIGRHEDAEAIMEAVNAGIKLIMTTHGNSLEEIKRRPTLQAILEMGVFQRFIELSRKDGPGSIDCIRNTDGARYQHQAGVM
- a CDS encoding alkaline phosphatase; translation: MKAKCIYIMVIFHLIVLGFLPAEGIAHQRNTNGPQNVILMIGDGMGIGQIEIARKLEYGKDGRLFLESLPHTALVHTESANNFVTDSAAGGTALAIGKKTNNEMIGVTPDGKEADSILDLFRKNGKKAGVISTNSVTDATPAAFTASVANRWSGQEEIARQQLKSGVDVLMGGGRAYFTQEKQSGRDLIKEAKQQGYAYAGSRDELLNAEAPKLLGLFNDGYMSFKLDRPLLNSKEPSLKEMTEKAIDVLAKGEQGFFLMAEGARIDHASHAGDITSIWKETIEFDEAVKYAVEWAKKDKETLVLVVADHETMGISASEPLKIQELKEIKATPQYMVSQLARDVERGIYRSESVKGVLKKYANIDLTQQEIEAFNGKLMNTGSKVYPQYLAAWEIGSLIAEKYHGGILTDTVRSLSSTGGHTGNMIPLFAYGNGSETFTGVLENTDIPKKIAGLMNYSLH